CGCCGGTTGTCGCGCGCTTTGCCGTGAAGCCCACCTCATCCATTCTCACGCCGCGCAAATCGATCGACCGCGCCGGCAATGAGGTCGACGTCTCGACCAAAGGCCGCCACGACCCGTGCGTCGGCATCCGTGCGGTGCCGATCGGCGAGGCCATGGTTGCATGCGTCCTGGCCGATCACTATCTCCGCCATCGCGGCCAAGTGGGCTAGGCGTTCGGCTGAAAGCGTAAAGAACAGACATGACCCAGGATCCCCTCGCCCGCGTCCGGCAGGCCATCGACGCATTCGCCCAAGGCGCCATCCTCGTCGTCACCGACGATGACGACCGCGAGAATGAAGGCGATCTGATTTTTGCGGCTTCGCTCGCAACGCCTGACAAGCTGGCCTTCACCATCCGCCACACCTCCGGCATCGTCTGTACGCCGCTGACCTCCGAAGAAGCGCGGCGCCTTCACCTGACGCCTATGGTGTCGAACAATGACGCGCCGATGCAGACCGCCTTCACCGTCTCGGTCGACGTCAAGCACGGCACGACGACCGGCATTTCGGCCGAAGAGCGCACCGCGACCGTGCGCGCGCTCGCCAATCACAATATGGGCGCCGGCGATTTCGTCCGCCCCGGCCACGTCTTTCCGCTGATCGCCAAGGATGGCGGCGTTCTCATGCGCTCGGGCCACACCGAGGCCGCCGTCGATCTCTGCAAACTCGCCAATCTTCCGCCGGTCGGCGTCATTGCCGAACTCGTCAATGATGACGGCACGGTGATGCGCGGGCCGCAGGTCATGGCCTTTGCCGCCAACCATAAGCTTCCGCAAATCTCCGTCGCCGAGCTCATCGCCTATCGCCAGTCGCGCGAAAAGCTCGTGACGCGCGTCTCGGAATTCCCGGTGCCGACCGAGATCGGCACGCTGAAGGGCTATGCCTATGTGACGCCCTTCGACGAGGTGCATCACATTGCGCTCGTGCACGGGAATATCGGCGACGGGCGCGGGCTGCTGGCGCGCCTGCACCGCGCGGACGCCATCACCGACGTGTTCGGCGGCGGCAAGACGATCCGCGCTTCGCTTCAGGCGATGCATAAAGCAGGACGCGGCGTCATTGTTTATCTCCGCGACGGCACCGCGGGCGTTCCGGTCAATCCGCCGGGCGAGGATTCATCGGAAGCCAAGCGCGTCGCGCAATGGCGCGAAGTCGGCCTCGGCGCGCAGATCCTGAAGGATCTCGGCGTGTCCTCGATCCGCCTCATCGCCTCGAAAGAGCGCCGCTATATCGGCCTCACCGGCTTCGGCATCGAGATCGACGGCACGGAGATCGTGGAGGGCTGACGCCCTCTACTTCTTGTACAGCTCTTTCAGCGAACCGCTCGGTGCATAGATTTCAGCGATGCGCCAGCCCTTCGGCGTCCTCAATAGATCGAGCTTGATCTCGAACAGTTCGCCGAAATTCTGGAAGGTGACGATGCCCGTCGCCGCGCCCGGCTTCGGCTCTTCGACCGCGATCTTCAACTGATCGATCTTCCAGTCCTGCGCATCGATGAAGGGATCGCCGGCCAGAAGCGGCACTTCGTTCTTTTTCGCCGCGGCGTCCGAATCCGCCTTGATCAGTTTGTAGACATCCGGCGTGAAATAATTGGCCATGGCCGCATCGTCGAGCGGCGGCCCTTCGGTGCCCTTATACTGATCGTAGATCGCGTGCAGGAACTGTTCGGCGCTCTGCTCCTGCGCGACTGCAGGCACGGTGATAAGCGCAAGGAAAGCAGCAACAAGAATGCGGATCATGAAGGTCGGCCCTTTTTGTGCGCCAGTCTCTGCACGAACCAGCCTGTGGCGACAAGACCGGCGGTGACTGCAATCAGCGGTGCGTAGAGGAAAGCAACGGCCAGCGCGGTATAGGTGTCGGGCCAGCCCATCAGCCGCTCGACGCCGAGATAGCCGAAAGCGATGACCGCCCAGACGGTGACGGTCACAAAGATCAGAACGGCAAAGCCAGCAAAAACCTGCATGGAAGCTCCGGAGGTCCGGATTGGTCGCGCGGAAGGCTTCGAAGGTTCAGTCCTTGTTTTTGTCGAACAGGCCGCCCGCGACTTCGCGCAAGGTAGGCGCCGGGCGAGCTGCGAAGGGCAGCGGCCGGCAGACGGCGATGGTGGCAAGCCCGATCCGCGCCGTCAGTATGCCATTGATGATGCCCTCGCCGAGCCGCGCCGAAAGTTTTGCGGCAACGCCATGGCCGACAATCTGATCGATAAAGCCCTCGCCCGCCGCCATGCCGCCGGTGACGGCAAGATGGGTCAGCACATGGCGCAGCAGACGGAAGAAACCGAGCGTGCCGGGACGGCCGCCGTAAAGATCGGCGATCTTGCGGATCAAAGCGATCGAGGTCGCGGCGACCATGGCGATGTCGATGATGGCGCGCGGCGCAATCGCGGTGACGACGGAGACGCGCTTCGACGCATTCGCGACGAGACGGCGCGCTTCGAGATCGAGCCCGGTCATCAATTCGCGCTCGGCAAGCTGGATGAGATCGGAGCCGTCGATGATCGACTGGCGCTCGCGCGCAAGATTGGCGCGGCCGCGCGCCGTCCGCGCGTTCGACGCATAGAGCGCTTCAAGATCGGAGACGACGCTGCGCGCGAGATGGCGGTCGTCCTGCACCAGCGCGTCTTCGGCACGGGCGCGCAGGCCGTCGATCTTCGACAGCCGCCGCAGCGCGGAGAGCTCGCGGATGAGAATGACGAGCAGGGTCAGAACAAAGAGCGCGGCAAGGCCCGCGCCGAACCAGCCGAGCCAGACATTACGCGCGAACAGATCCTCGACGACATTCGTGACGCCGAGGCCGAAACCGAGCGAAATCAGACCGCCGAGCGATGACCAGAACAGCGCGGCGAGTTTGGAGCGCTTCGGCACGGTGGCGGTCGCGGTCGTTGCGATCGCACCGGCCGATGTCGGCGGCTCGACCAGAAGATCGGCGATATCCGCCTCCGGCTCGGGGAAGACGAGCTCCGGCGAATTGAGCTCGAAGGTTTCGGGTTTGCGGGGGACTGAACCATTTTACTCCCAGTTCCCCGGACAAGCTGCACGCAGTGCAGCGCCGATCCGGGGTCCAGATATAAGTGGCGGCGACGCCGCCGCCATACTTATCATGCCCTATCCGGGGGCGCAGGTGGGGCGATACTGGGTCTACATACTGGCCAGCAAACGTTTGGGAACCCTCTATGTCGGGGCGACCAACAATCTCGCTCGACGGGTTTACGAGCATCGAGAGGGCCTCGTTCCCGGATTTACAAAAGCTTATGACGTCAAACTACTGGTCTATGCCGAAGAGTTTGCGTCCATCGCCGATGCCCGAGAGGCCGAGGCCCGTATCAAGAAATGGCGGCGTGCCTGGAAGATCGAATTGATCGAGCGCAGCAACGCAAATTGGGACGATCTATATCCAAGTCTGATTTGAATTTGAGTGCGCCTTCGGCGCTAGAATATCTGGGTCCCGGATCACGCGATGCGCTGCGCGCACGCGGTCCGGGACACAGAAATCAAACTCCGAACCCTGGGATAATTTCAGCCTGCACATAGCGCTGGAATTCAGGCCAGGTGATGAGGCCGAGCTCGCGGTCTTCGCCGCCGAGCGCGCCGTTCACCGTCATGATGAACTGGTCCTTCACATCGTCGAGCAGAGAGAGCTCGGGTTTCGAGAACTCGCTCTCGTCGAGGCTGACGAGCAGCATGTCATGCAGATCCTCGAACTCGGCATAGCTCAGCGTGCCGATCTGCTTCAGGCGTCCAAGATAGTGCGTGCGAAAGCTCATCGTCTCAAACCAGTTTGTCGCCGATCAGAAATTCAATCACCCGGTCCATACGGATATGGGGAAGAACGGGCTTTTCCCAAGGTCCGGTTTCGAGCCTGGGCGGCCGGAATTTGAGAATGCCCACATCCCCCTCGCCGCCATCGGCGCGGCCTTTATAGCCGCCGGGCAAGAGCGCCTTTTCCGGATCGGCCGGCAGATCGCCGGGAAATACGCCGATCTCCTCCTCGCCCGTAAATACTTTGTCTCCGGATTGCTCGCCCGCCTCAGGCGTGCCGGCGATGACGGGAAGCTCACTCTTGCCGCGGCGTGCCAACGCCTCGCGCGTTGCGCGCACGGCGGAGATGGCGAGCACATCGACGCGCGCACCGGCAAATTGCGCCCGCTCGCGCGCCCGTTGCACCAGACGTCCGAGAATGGCTTCCAGCCTATCGTGGCTCGAATGGTGGAGATGATCGGCTTTCGTCGCCGCGAAGAGAATACGGTCGACCTTCGGCCGGAACAGCGAAGTGATCCAACTATTCGTGCCGTGGCGGAAGGCTTCGAGCACATCGGTCAAAGCCGTCTCAAGATCGGCGACGGCATCGGGCCCCGCATCGAGCGCCGCCAGCACATCGACCAGAACGATCTGGCGGTCGAGCCGGGCAAAATGATCGCGGAAGAACGGGCGCACGATCTCGCGCACATAGGCGTCGTAGCGGCGCGCCATCATCGCCTGCAGCGTGCCGGGACGCGGCTCGCTATCGGCCGCAATATCAAGCGGCGCAAAGGTCAGCATGGGCGAGCCTTCGAGATCGCCCGGCATGAGAAAACGCCCCGGCGGCAGCGCCGACAGCGTATCGCGCGCCTGCCGCGCCGCTCTGAGATAGGCGGTAAAAATATCGGCCGAAGCCTTTGCCTTTGCTTCACTTTCCGGCTCGTTCGGATCAAGCCCGGCAAGCTGCTTGTGCCAGTCGGAGGCAAGCCTTTTGCGCGCGCCGGTACGGCTCTGCGCAAGCGTTGCCGCCGACCATTGTGCATACGTCTTGCCCATCAGACCGAGATCGAGAAGCCATTCGCCGGGATAGTCGACGATATCGAGCGTCAGGAATGTCGAGCCGCGGCGCTTGCCGAAAAACGTCTCGGAGGCGAATTCGAGCACAAGCCGGAGTTCGGAAATCCGCCGCGTCGAGTCCGGCCAGCGACGCTCGTCGAGCAAAGCCTTCAGATGCTCCTCGATGGAAAAGCGCGGCACCGCATCGTCGGGCTGCGGCGCAAGATGTGCGCCGATCAGGCGCCCATCGGCATAGGCACGAAACAGCGGCAGGCGCCCGCCATTCGTCAGCGTATTGACAAGTGCGGTGATGAACACCGTCTTGCCGGCGCGCGACAGGCCGGTCACGCCGAGGCGCACGCTCGGATGCAGCGCATGCGCCGCAAGATCGAAAACGTTTGCCGCGGAAATCTTCGCTTCGTGCGTAAGGTCGGACAGCTTCATCGAGGCCCTGTGATCCCGGAACGGGACCTACACATAGTCATTCGTCCTTCAGGCCAAGATGTTTGGGCGTTTCGAAGGCGAACAGCCAGGCCTGCTTCTCCTCGATCGCCGCCCAGGGCGTATCCTCGAAATCGAGGACGGCGATGGCCGCCGTCGGGAATTTCCGCTCGAAGCGCTCGGCGACCTCGGGCTCGGCGCTTTCGGCCAGCATGCCGGTCAGGCTCTCCATGCCGGGATTGTGGCCGACAATCATGAGGGTCTGGACGTCCCCATCGGCGCTGCGGACGATCTCCAGCAGCATGTCCGGCGAGGCGTCGTAGATCATGTCCTCGAAAATGGCCTCCGGCACCGGGTCGAAGGCCTTTTTGGCCTCCTGCCAGGTCTGGCGGGTGCGGGCCGAGGTCGAGCAGACAACGAGATCGGGGACGATCCCCTCCGCCTCCAGCCAGGCGCCCATGCCGCGGGCAGCCTCCCGCCCTTCGGCGGTCAAAACCCGGTCGTGATCATGGTCTTGGGCGCCATGGGGTTCTGCCTTGGCGTGGCGGAAAAGGACGAGGCGGCGCATCGGTCAGGTGTGGCTTTCTGGCAATGGAGTCATCGAAAAAGAACCCTATCACGGCGTCCGCCCGGCGAATCGAACCGTATTAACGTTCTGTAGGTCCACAACGCCTTAAATTCGACATTGGCGCTGGGGAAAGACCGAACCCGCTCCGCAGAATGAGCGACAGAAAAGAATAGGGTCCATAAGGAAATAGTCCCGATGTTGGTTGCTCAACGTATTGAGTCCTCGGCCTTCGACCGGCCGCTCGATCTCGTCCATCTGTCCCGTCAAACTCTCGGCGATCGTCACCTCGAACGTGAAGTTTTGTCGATCTTCCGCTCCCAGGCCCGCAAGGTCCTGTTTCAGCTGGAAGCGCTGACTGATCCCTCCAATCGTCTCGAAATCGCCCATGCCCTCAACGGCTCGGCCAAAGGCGTCGGCGCCTGGCGTGTCGCCACCGCGGCCGAAGCCCTCGAAAACGCAGCCCGCACCGGCGCGCCGGTCGGCGAGCCGCTTGCCGTCCTCGCCGAATGCATTTCGGAAGTCGTCGGCGAGATCGAAGATCTCCTGACCGAGGCCTGATCTAAGGGCCTGATCGCCGCACCCCTCTCTTTAGAGAGGCTCTAGCGCGAAATTGCGTTTCGGCTTACATCCTGCGGACGTTTACGAGGGGCGGCTTGGCCGCCCCTCGCTTTTGCCCACGAGAGATCATGCCCAAAATCACTTTCATCGATTCCGGCGGCGAATCCCGCACGGTCGACGCGGTCAATGGTTCCACCGTGATGGAAGCTGCCTTGCAGAACGCCATCCCGGAAGTCGAGGCGGAATGCGGCGGGGCCTGCTCCTGCGCCACCTGCCATGTCTATGTCGACGAAGCCTGGTTCGAAAAAACGGGCGGCCCCTCCCCGATGGAAGAGGATATGCTGGATTTCGCCTTCGAAGTCCGGCCGACCAGCCGTTTGTCCTGCCAGATCAAGGTCTCGGACGCCCTTGACGGCCTGGTGGTCAACACCCCGGCCCGCCAGGGCTAGCGCATCCCGGACAGGCTGTGCGCAGCACAGCGCCGATCCGGGACCCAGGAGCAAAGTGCGGCGCAGCCGCTCTCATATCTGGACCCCGGGTCACATCGAACTCGGATGTTTCCGAGTTCGGAATCTTCACTCAAGTCGGCAACAGCCGACTTGAGGCGGGCTTTGCCCGGCGCGGCCCGGGGAACACCTCAGTTTAGAGCAATTCCGGCCTGCTTTCGCAGGGCTTCCCCTGCGGGCGCTGGCGGTCTAATAAGCCCGCGACCTCTTCCGGCGCGTGCGGCGCCCCAACCTCAAGACGATGCGAATCCATGACTGAGATCATCAAGACCGATGCCGTGATCATCGGTGCCGGCCCCTGCGGCCTGTTCGCCGTGTTCGAACTCGGCCTGCTCGACATCAAGGCCCATGTCATCGACATCCTGGACAAAGTCGGCGGCCAGTGCGCCGAGCTCTATCCGGAAAAGCCGATCTACGACATTCCGGGCCTGCCGGTTGTCACCGGCCAGGGCCTCACCGAAAATCTGATGGAGCAGATCAAGCCGTTCGGCGCTGAATTCCATCTGTCCGAAATGGTCGAGGCTTGCGAGAAGCTTTCCGACGGTTCGTTCAAGCTGACGACCAATCACGGCACGGTTTTCGAAACCAAGGTCGTCATCATCGCGGCCGGCGGCGGCTCGTTTCAGCCTAAAAAGCCGCCGATTTCGAACGTCGATCAGTATGAAGGCCAGTCGGTCTTTTATTCCGTGCGCAAGATGGACGCCTTCAAGGGCCGCGATGTTCTGATCGCCGGCGGCGGCGACAGCGCGCTCGATTGGCTGCTCAACCTGCAGCCGCTCGCCAACAAGATCACGCTGCTGCATCGCAGAGACGATTTCCGCGCCGCGCCCGACAGCGTCAACAAGATGCGCGAGCTCGTTGCCGAAGGAAAAGTCGATCTCGTCATCGGCCAGGTGACGGAGCTGAAGGGTCCGGACGGCAAACTCGCCGCCGCCGCCGTGAAGCTTGCCGACGGCACGGTGACCGAAATCACCTGCGATGCGCTGCTGCCCTTCTTCGGCCTGACGATGAAGCTCGGCCCGCTCGCGGAATGGGGAATCCACCTGAACGAGAATCTCATTCCCGTGGACACGGAGAAGTTTGAGACCTCGGTTCCGGGCATTTACGCCATCGGCGACATCAATACCTATCCGGGCAAGCTCAAGCTCATCCTCTCGGGCTTCCACGAGGCGGCGCTGATGTCCCAGGCGGCAGCGCGGACGATCAATCCGGACCGCCGGATTGTCTTCCAGTACACAACCTCGTCGACAAACCTGCAGAAGAAGCTCGGCGTCGCCTAACCGCCGCCACTTTTCCGCCAGTTTTCCACACCACGGCCGACCGTCTTTTACCGGACGTGTCCGAGCCTTCGGACTATGGTAAAAAAGACGTTAACGATCTTTGATCTTTCTTTACAAAGTTAGATTGAATCGAGGCGCACCGAGGTTAGGATCAGAGGGCGGCGAACTATAAAGCTCTGATGCGAAAAGCCACTTCGCGGAATGAGTTGGGGACAGGGGCCTTCAAGTAGGGGTCACATTCGAGGGACGGGAACGAACCGGGGGGTTCGGCTCACGTCCGTCGACGTCTTCCCGTGTAGCGCGCAGCCGACAGAGTAGTGCGGTACGGCAGCGAGGCAGAGTAACAATGGCGAACCTTCCCAGTGCGGCTCAAAACCCGTCAGATGCGGCACTGTCCGCTGTCGGGGAAGCCCTCCTCGAAAGTCCGGGTGGCGACGAGGATCTGTTCGGCCGGGACACGCCCCGCTCCGTCATCAACGCCAACCGCGCCGCCAATGACGACGCGCGTTCGTTCAGCCACATCATTCACGGCATGCAGCGCAAGGCTTCGGCCTTCCCGCTGATCGCCGCCTCCGCCGTGTCGGTCATCTGGGCCGGCGCCAGCATGTTCTTCGCTCGCGAACTCATCGGCGGCATCGATCTGTCCGCACCGGGCGGCGTTGCCCAGGTCGCCCTGCTCGCCATCGTCATCGCCGCACCCGTTCTCTTCTTCTTCACGCTCGCCGCCATGGCGCGCCGCGTTCAGGAAATGCGCATCGTCTCGCGCTCGATGGCGCAGGTCGCCATGCGCCTGTCCGAGCCGGACAAATCGAGCCAGGCCTCCGTCGCCTCGCTCTCCGAAGCCGTACGCCGCGAAATCTCCGCCATGGATTCGAGCATCGAGCGCGTGTTGACGCGCGCCGGCGAACTCGAAGCCACCGTGCGTGGCGAAGTCGTCTCGCTTGAGCGCGTCTATCAGGACAATGAGTCCCGCCTGCGCGGCATCATCAACGATCTGCGCCTGCAGCGCGAAGCGCTCGAAAAGAATGCCGGCGACCTGTCGGCGTCGATCGAAAGCGCCCATGCCGGCCTTGCCGAAGAAATTGCCGCCGCCTCGAACGAACTCACCTCCTCGATCACCGATGCCGGCAACCGCGTCACCCGCGTGCTCGGCGAAAAGGGTATCCAGATTACTGAGGCCGTCGGCACCGCCGGCGAGGGCCTGATCTCCTCGGTCACGACGCAGAGCAACAGCGTCATCGAGCGGCTCAACGACACGAACCTCACCTTCAACCGCAATCTGGCGGAAACCTCCGACCGTCTCGCCTCCGAGCTCGGCCAGCGCGCGATCAGCATTCAGGACACGCTGCTGACGACGTCGAACGACATCACGCGCACGTTCGACGAGCGCTCGCGCGCCGTTGCCGACAGCTTCACGACGACGAGCAACAAGATTTCGGATTCGCTGGAAGAGCGTGCCCAGTCGATCGGCCTGACGCTGACGACGACGACCGCGAACCTGACGCAGACGCTGGCTCAGAAGGGCGAAAGCGTCTCGCGCGCCCTGATGGAATCCTCGTCCATGGTGACGACGACCCTGTCGGCCCGCGCCCAGGAAATCGCCGAGACCCTCGTCTCGACCGGCACCAACCTGACCAACACCCTGACCGACCGCGCCCGCGAAATGACGGACGCGATCTCGGATACCGGCGCGCGCATCGCCGAGACGATCTCGACGCGCGGCGAAACGGTCAACGCAACACTCGAGCGTTCGGGCAAGGAAATCGCGACCGCCTTTGCCGACCGCGCCGAAACGCTCACCCAGACGCTCATGGCGACCAGCCAGGACGTGTCGAAAACCATCACCGAGCGCGTCTCCGACGTGAACGAGACCCTCAAGACGACCGGCGACAGCCTCGTGCTGGGCCTGTCGCTGCGCGGCTCGGAAGTCACCGCCAAGCTCGACGAGACCGGCACCCGCATCACCGACATTCTCGGCGAGCGCGGCAACAATCTCGCCGACCGCATGGAATCGGCTTCGATCCGCATCCACGAAGCCATTGTCGGCCGCGGCGAGACGCTCGAGCAGAGCCTCGAAGAGGTCGGCAACCGCGTCATCGAAAACATCGACACCCGCATCTTCGCGGCGCGCGATGCGCTGGAATCGGGCGCCCGCAACGCCGAGGATCTCCTCGCGCAGCGCGCCGAAGCCGTCGAACGCACGCTGATGACCGCCAGCGACCGCATCGCTTCGACCATCGGCGAGCGCGGCGAGCAGCTCACCGAAAAGCTGACGTCGACCGCCGACCGCATGCACGATCTCATCGTCATCCGCGGCGACGATCTCGAAACCCGTATCTCCGCCGCCGGCGCGAGCGTCACCGAAGCTCTGGTGCGCGGCGCCGACAGCTTCCACGAGAGCCTCGCCGAACGCGTCAATACCAGCGTCATGCATGTCCGCGACGCGCTCGACGGCGCGGCGTCCAGCCTCGGCGATCAGCTCGTTTCCCGCGGCAGCGAACTTGCGGCGCAGGTTGCCTATGTCGGCACCGAGCTTGCCCAGTCGCTCGCTCTGCGCACCATGAAGATCAACGATCAGCTGGCCGAAACCGCCGATCAGCTGTCGGGCACCCTCCTCCATCACGGCTCGGCCGTGACCGACGCGATGTCTCACTCGCTCGGCGAGATCAATCAGCTCATCTCGGGCCGCGCGCAGGAAATCGCCGACAAGCTCGGCAATGACGCCGCCTTTATCGACTCGACGCTTGCGAGCCGCATGCGCGAGCTCGAAGAGGTCATCACCGTGCGCGCGCCGGGCATCGTCGAGGCGCTGGAACAGCGCACGGCGCAGCTCGACACCTCCTTCGTCGCCGGCACCGAAACCCTGTCCTCGGTGCTTGGCCGCCACGCCAAGACGTTCGATGCGCTCGTCCAGCGCCAGACGGCCAATCTCGACACGGCCGTATCGGCCCGCCTCGACGGCTTCCGCGATACGGCCGGCGCCAAGGTCGAAGAAATCGGCGAGCAGCTCGACGGCCGCATGCAGCGTATCGGTTCGGGCCTCGATGCCCGCGTCGAGACCTTCAACCAGATGCTGGCCAACCGCACGACGGACATGTCGCGCGCCCTTTCCGAAGGCGGCCGCGAACTCTCCGAGACGCTCGACGAGCGCGCCCAGCGCTTCGCTCACGATGTCAGCGAGCGCGCCAACGCCGTCGTCCAGGTGCTCGAAGACCGCGCCCAGTTCGTCAACTCCTCGCTCGGCACCAAGGCAACCGAAGTCGCCGAGACGCTCGACAGCCGCATCAGCCGCTTTGAGGAAACCGTTGTCGGCCGCCTCGATGCCGTCTCCTCGACGCTCGACCAGCGCGGCACCGATATCGCCGACCGTCTCTCGGGCCGCGTCGAAAGCGTCACCGACACGCTCGTCGTTGCCGCCAGCGAAGTCGAAGAAAGCCTCGACAAGCTCACCAAGGGCTCGATCGAAGCGCTGCGCGAGCGCACCATCGGCCTGTCGGATACGCTCGGCGAACGCGCCGCGGAAATCTCCCGCGTGCTCGACGAGACCGGCGGCCGCTTCGTGCAGACGCTCACCGAGCGCAGAGCCGATCTGTCGAGCGAAGTGGCCCGCGCCGGCGAAGCCGTCGTCCGCGCCATGGAAGAACAGACCGATGTTGCGACCTCGGCCCTCTCTTCGGCGGTCGACCGCATCCGCGACGAAGTCGCGCTGACGGTCACCGGCGTCACGACCACCATCTCGGGCGAGACGCTGCGCGCCGCAGCGGAACTGCGCAATGCCGGCGAAACGCTCGGCGGCTCGGTCAACACCTCGCTGCAGAGCATTCAGTCGACCTCGATCGCGATCTCCGATCTCGTCGCCCGCGCGGCCGAGACGGTCGAGCATCTGGCCGGCGCCACCGGCGAGAAGAACGCCGCGCTCGCCGAGCAGATCGATCAGCTCCGGGCCGTCGGCAAGGGCGTGCTCAACGACCTGTCGGGCCTCACCACGCGCTTCGACCAGCAGGGCCGCGCCCTCACCCATGCGGTGAACGCACTCGGCTCGACGCAGCATGCGATGGAAGACACGCTGGAAGCCCGCCGCCGTTCGCTCGAGGCCCTCGCCCAGACGATCGACAGCCGCGCCCTGGCGCTCGATGGCGTGCTGCAGGGCTTTGCCCGCGTCATCAATGAGAGCCTCTCGGCGGCCGAAACCCGCGCCCGCGACGCATCCGCCTCGCTCGCCGACAACCTCGCGTCGACGACGCGTTCGATGCAGGAACAGTTCGGAACGCTGCGCCAGGCCTCGGCCGAAGAGCGCGAGCGCACCGCGACCGCTCTGCGCGCGACCTATCAGGAAGCGCTGACCGAAATGACCTCGATGCTGAAGACGGCGTCGGAAGGCCTCGGCAATGTCGCTCAGGACATGCGCGGCATGACCCAGTCGATCCAGGCCGATCTCGAAACGACGCGCGAGGAAGTCTCCCGCGGTATCGCCGCCATGCCGCGCGAGACGCAGGAAAACACGACCGCCATCCGCCGCGTCGTCTCCGAGCAGATCAAGGCGCTGAACGCGCTGTCCGAGATCGCCGCGCGTTCCGGCAGCCAGCACGATGCGGTCGAGCCGCGCTCGTCCGAATATGCCTACTCCGAGCAGCCGGTGCGCGAACGCGTCACCGAAGGCGCGCCGCAGCGCCGCGAGGCCCCGGCCCGCGCGCAGCAGCCGCGCCGCGAAGAGCCGTCGTCCGGTGGCGGCGATGGCGGCTGGCTCACGGGCCTCCTCGCCCGCGCCTCCGACGGCGAGCAGATGCCGAATGTGCGCCGCGGCGGCCGTCCGCCGGAAGCGCGCCCGAACGCGCAGCGCCCGGTCCGCTCGGCGCTCGACGATCTCGCCGACGACATCGACCGGCTGGTCGACGATCAGGCGCAGGCGGAGCTGTGGGAGCGTTATCGCCGCGGCGAGCGCAATGTCTTCTCGCGCCGCCTCTACACGCCGGAAGGCGTGCAGGCCTTCGAGGATCTGCGCGGCCGCTACAATGCCAGCCGTGAGTTCCGCCAGACGGTCGACCGCTATATCGGCGAGTTCGAGCGCCTGCTCGACGAAGTGTCGCGCAATGAGCGCGACCCGGCGGTGGCGCGCAGCTATCTCTCGTCGGACACGGGCAAGGTCTACACTTTGCTCGCTCACGCCGCCGGCCGCTTCGACGACCGCTAATCTTTCCTGTCGGGGGACGGGGACCAAAAGAAAGGGCGCCGCAAGGCGCCCTTTTTCTTGTCCGCACCGGCCGCAATCCCGGTGTAACAAGGGAGCCGATTTGAAGCTTGGGACGGGCACGTGGCTGAGGCGCTGAACATCAAGGTCGAGACCTGGCCGATCGCCGGGCGCTTTGCCATTGCGCGCGGCGCCAAGACCGAGGCGCATGTCGTCGTCGCCGAGGTCACCGGCCGTGGCCACACCGGCCGCGGCGAATGCGTGCCTTATGCGCGCTACGGCGAGAGCGTCGACAGCGTCGTCGCTTC
Above is a window of Terrihabitans soli DNA encoding:
- the ribB gene encoding 3,4-dihydroxy-2-butanone-4-phosphate synthase → MTQDPLARVRQAIDAFAQGAILVVTDDDDRENEGDLIFAASLATPDKLAFTIRHTSGIVCTPLTSEEARRLHLTPMVSNNDAPMQTAFTVSVDVKHGTTTGISAEERTATVRALANHNMGAGDFVRPGHVFPLIAKDGGVLMRSGHTEAAVDLCKLANLPPVGVIAELVNDDGTVMRGPQVMAFAANHKLPQISVAELIAYRQSREKLVTRVSEFPVPTEIGTLKGYAYVTPFDEVHHIALVHGNIGDGRGLLARLHRADAITDVFGGGKTIRASLQAMHKAGRGVIVYLRDGTAGVPVNPPGEDSSEAKRVAQWREVGLGAQILKDLGVSSIRLIASKERRYIGLTGFGIEIDGTEIVEG
- a CDS encoding DUF3828 domain-containing protein, with the protein product MIRILVAAFLALITVPAVAQEQSAEQFLHAIYDQYKGTEGPPLDDAAMANYFTPDVYKLIKADSDAAAKKNEVPLLAGDPFIDAQDWKIDQLKIAVEEPKPGAATGIVTFQNFGELFEIKLDLLRTPKGWRIAEIYAPSGSLKELYKK
- a CDS encoding YcjF family protein, translated to MPKRSKLAALFWSSLGGLISLGFGLGVTNVVEDLFARNVWLGWFGAGLAALFVLTLLVILIRELSALRRLSKIDGLRARAEDALVQDDRHLARSVVSDLEALYASNARTARGRANLARERQSIIDGSDLIQLAERELMTGLDLEARRLVANASKRVSVVTAIAPRAIIDIAMVAATSIALIRKIADLYGGRPGTLGFFRLLRHVLTHLAVTGGMAAGEGFIDQIVGHGVAAKLSARLGEGIINGILTARIGLATIAVCRPLPFAARPAPTLREVAGGLFDKNKD
- a CDS encoding GIY-YIG nuclease family protein gives rise to the protein MPYPGAQVGRYWVYILASKRLGTLYVGATNNLARRVYEHREGLVPGFTKAYDVKLLVYAEEFASIADAREAEARIKKWRRAWKIELIERSNANWDDLYPSLI
- a CDS encoding YcjX family protein, whose amino-acid sequence is MKLSDLTHEAKISAANVFDLAAHALHPSVRLGVTGLSRAGKTVFITALVNTLTNGGRLPLFRAYADGRLIGAHLAPQPDDAVPRFSIEEHLKALLDERRWPDSTRRISELRLVLEFASETFFGKRRGSTFLTLDIVDYPGEWLLDLGLMGKTYAQWSAATLAQSRTGARKRLASDWHKQLAGLDPNEPESEAKAKASADIFTAYLRAARQARDTLSALPPGRFLMPGDLEGSPMLTFAPLDIAADSEPRPGTLQAMMARRYDAYVREIVRPFFRDHFARLDRQIVLVDVLAALDAGPDAVADLETALTDVLEAFRHGTNSWITSLFRPKVDRILFAATKADHLHHSSHDRLEAILGRLVQRARERAQFAGARVDVLAISAVRATREALARRGKSELPVIAGTPEAGEQSGDKVFTGEEEIGVFPGDLPADPEKALLPGGYKGRADGGEGDVGILKFRPPRLETGPWEKPVLPHIRMDRVIEFLIGDKLV
- a CDS encoding SixA phosphatase family protein — protein: MRRLVLFRHAKAEPHGAQDHDHDRVLTAEGREAARGMGAWLEAEGIVPDLVVCSTSARTRQTWQEAKKAFDPVPEAIFEDMIYDASPDMLLEIVRSADGDVQTLMIVGHNPGMESLTGMLAESAEPEVAERFERKFPTAAIAVLDFEDTPWAAIEEKQAWLFAFETPKHLGLKDE
- a CDS encoding Hpt domain-containing protein, which codes for MLVAQRIESSAFDRPLDLVHLSRQTLGDRHLEREVLSIFRSQARKVLFQLEALTDPSNRLEIAHALNGSAKGVGAWRVATAAEALENAARTGAPVGEPLAVLAECISEVVGEIEDLLTEA
- a CDS encoding 2Fe-2S iron-sulfur cluster-binding protein translates to MPKITFIDSGGESRTVDAVNGSTVMEAALQNAIPEVEAECGGACSCATCHVYVDEAWFEKTGGPSPMEEDMLDFAFEVRPTSRLSCQIKVSDALDGLVVNTPARQG